The following proteins come from a genomic window of Campylobacter coli 76339:
- a CDS encoding Cytolethal distending toxin subunit B: protein MKKIVFLILSFNVLFAALENYNTGTWNLQGSSAATESKWNVSIRQLITGANPMDVLAVQEAGVLPSTAMMTPRQVQPVGVGIPIHEYIWNLGSVSRPSSVYIYYSRVDVGANRVNLAIVSRVQADEVFVLPPPTVASRPIIGIRIGNDAFFNIHALASGGNDAGAIVAAVDMFFRNRPDINWMILGDFNRESGALVTLLDPDLRARTRVVVPPSSTQTGGRTIDYAITGNSNTATLYNPPPIVAILALAGLRTFLASDHFPVNFRRP, encoded by the coding sequence ATGAAAAAAATAGTATTTTTGATTTTAAGTTTTAATGTATTATTTGCCGCTTTAGAAAATTACAATACCGGAACTTGGAATTTGCAAGGCTCATCGGCTGCAACTGAAAGTAAATGGAATGTTAGCATAAGACAGCTCATAACCGGTGCAAATCCTATGGATGTTTTAGCTGTTCAAGAAGCGGGGGTTTTACCTAGTACAGCTATGATGACTCCTAGGCAAGTGCAACCCGTGGGCGTGGGTATTCCTATACATGAATACATATGGAATTTAGGCTCTGTATCAAGACCTAGCTCTGTTTATATATATTATTCTAGAGTGGATGTAGGAGCAAATCGCGTGAATTTAGCTATCGTTAGCAGGGTGCAAGCAGATGAAGTTTTTGTTTTACCTCCTCCAACAGTTGCTTCAAGACCTATTATAGGCATACGCATAGGTAATGATGCTTTTTTCAATATACACGCTCTAGCAAGTGGGGGAAATGACGCAGGAGCCATTGTCGCTGCTGTGGATATGTTTTTTAGAAATAGACCTGATATTAATTGGATGATTTTAGGTGATTTTAACAGAGAATCAGGTGCCTTAGTAACCTTGCTAGATCCTGACTTAAGAGCGCGCACTCGCGTAGTTGTTCCGCCTTCTTCTACGCAAACGGGTGGAAGAACGATTGATTATGCTATCACTGGAAATTCCAACACTGCAACTTTATACAACCCGCCACCGATAGTTGCGATTTTGGCTTTAGCAGGACTAAGAACCTTTTTAGCTTCGGATCATTTTCCTGTAAATTTTAGAAGACCTTAG
- a CDS encoding Cytolethal distending toxin subunit C, with the protein MKKFFILFFALLSFLKAGPSLDELADFTPMFAIRSLETGISLSPFRKTSKRLEDQNWFLKEIVANDELKAKDMHSQDLPFGYVQFVSPKGSDICLAVLSEKSFGTKSCKQDLQDGAMQTIFSIIPMTNGSIQIRSLINGGNQCMSTFPDSSIAIENRFGLGGCLLDRSIVTELSKLFFFSPAIIEASVIY; encoded by the coding sequence ATGAAAAAATTTTTTATTTTGTTTTTTGCCCTTTTAAGCTTTTTAAAAGCAGGGCCTAGCTTGGATGAATTAGCAGACTTTACCCCTATGTTTGCCATAAGATCTTTAGAAACGGGAATTTCTTTAAGTCCTTTTAGAAAAACTTCAAAAAGATTAGAAGATCAAAATTGGTTTTTAAAAGAGATCGTAGCAAACGATGAGCTAAAAGCTAAGGATATGCACTCTCAAGACTTACCCTTTGGCTATGTTCAATTTGTAAGCCCTAAAGGTAGCGATATATGCTTAGCTGTTTTAAGTGAAAAAAGTTTTGGTACAAAATCTTGCAAACAAGATTTACAAGATGGAGCAATGCAAACTATTTTTTCTATCATACCGATGACAAATGGTTCTATACAAATTAGATCTTTAATCAATGGCGGCAATCAATGCATGAGTACTTTTCCTGACTCTAGTATTGCCATAGAAAATCGCTTTGGTTTGGGAGGATGCCTTTTGGATCGTTCCATCGTAACCGAACTAAGCAAGCTTTTCTTTTTCTCTCCTGCTATAATCGAAGCAAGCGTGATCTACTGA